A stretch of the Anaerobaca lacustris genome encodes the following:
- a CDS encoding type II toxin-antitoxin system MqsA family antitoxin: MDTLQITVCPSCGSTEVVKVCRDWSGEYEGWPYTVRSLESYECPACGEKIYDRQAMRKIQQHSPAFSHAQAR; encoded by the coding sequence ATGGACACGCTGCAAATCACTGTCTGTCCCTCGTGCGGGAGCACGGAGGTCGTGAAGGTGTGTCGAGACTGGTCGGGGGAGTATGAAGGCTGGCCGTACACCGTTCGGTCACTGGAGTCTTATGAATGTCCGGCCTGCGGCGAAAAGATCTACGACCGTCAGGCCATGCGCAAGATCCAGCAGCATTCCCCGGCCTTCAGCCACGCCCAAGCCCGGTAG
- a CDS encoding DUF5615 family PIN-like protein: MRFLADMGVALRIVEWLRANGHDAIHLREEGLQRMASGAIFAKAASENRIILTFDLDFGEIVALSGGKPVGVVLFRLHDTRASHVMDRLNTVLKDSHKALEQGAIVVVEESRHRIRRLSGRP, encoded by the coding sequence ATGCGATTTCTTGCGGATATGGGAGTCGCCTTGCGGATTGTCGAATGGCTACGCGCCAATGGACACGATGCAATCCACCTGCGCGAGGAAGGACTCCAGCGTATGGCGAGCGGCGCCATATTCGCAAAGGCGGCCTCTGAGAACAGGATCATTCTCACCTTCGACCTCGACTTTGGCGAGATCGTCGCCCTCTCCGGCGGCAAGCCCGTCGGTGTGGTGTTGTTCCGCCTGCACGACACCCGCGCGTCGCACGTGATGGATCGATTGAACACGGTTCTGAAGGATTCACACAAAGCGCTGGAACAAGGCGCGATTGTCGTCGTCGAAGAGTCCCGACACCGTATTAGACGCCTGTCAGGGCGGCCGTAG
- a CDS encoding DUF433 domain-containing protein, whose translation MQIMGGRACIRGMRIPVSVIVGQVAHGATQKEILADYPDLEAEDIHQALAYAAWLTQEEVHTA comes from the coding sequence ATGCAGATCATGGGTGGCCGGGCCTGCATTCGTGGCATGCGCATCCCCGTGTCGGTGATTGTGGGCCAGGTTGCTCATGGTGCGACCCAGAAGGAAATCCTGGCCGACTACCCGGATCTGGAAGCGGAAGACATCCATCAGGCCCTGGCCTACGCCGCCTGGCTGACCCAGGAGGAAGTGCATACCGCATAG